One Triplophysa dalaica isolate WHDGS20190420 chromosome 11, ASM1584641v1, whole genome shotgun sequence genomic window carries:
- the marcksl1a gene encoding MARCKS-related protein 1-A produces MGAQLSKGEATVDGNAVAEKANGQENGHVKINGDVSGKPEGDEVAADGNGTAEVVKETEAGDAIEAAPATDGDAAKPEGEEAKETKKKKRFSLKNSFKFKGISLKKNKKREEGAENAATPVAEEKAEDKPEENGEAATETKEEPAENTETNETPAPEAEAEPKAEDPAQEAEAAPTEETPKSEEPPKPEEPTKSEETPDTAETTPTTASDPEPATE; encoded by the exons ATGGGTGCTCAGTTGTCTAAAGGTGAAGCTACGGTGGACGGAAACGCCGTGGCTGAGAAAGCCAATGGTCAG GAAAACGGCCATGTAAAGATCAACGGCGATGTTTCCGGCAAGCCGGAGGGAGACGAAGTGGCAGCGGACGGCAACGGTACCGCGGAGGTTGTCAAGGAGACGGAGGCGGGAGATGCCATCGAAGCGGCGCCCGCCACTGATGGAGACGCCGCCAAACCCGAAGGCGAAGAGGCCAAAGAAACCAAAAAGAAGAAGAGGTTCTCCCTGAAGAACTCCTTCAAATTCAAGGGCATTTCCCTGAAGAAGAACAAGAAACGTGAGGAGGGAGCCGAGAACGCTGCCACGCCCGTTGCCGAAGAGAAAGCAGAAGACAAGCCCGAGGAGAACGGCGAGGCTGCCACAGAAACCAAAGAGGAGCCAGCTGAGAATACCGAGACCAATGAGACGCCAGcacccgaggcagaggcggagcCAAAGGCAGAAGACCCCGCCCAGGAGGCGGAAGCCGCGCCCACAGAGGAGACCCCTAAATCTGAGGAGCCCCCTAAACCTGAGGAGCCCACAAAATCTGAGGAGACCCCTGACACCGCCGAGACCACGCCCACCACTGCTTCAGACCCCGAGCCGGCCACGGAGTGA